The following coding sequences are from one Ornithodoros turicata isolate Travis chromosome 1, ASM3712646v1, whole genome shotgun sequence window:
- the LOC135378211 gene encoding type I phosphatidylinositol 4,5-bisphosphate 4-phosphatase-B-like — protein MARQEADAERAPLLRNSQNEFLQQGYGDIQVAPGQQQGVEEPPPLYSPPYNGIQGNVVPCRVCGEVIDITNQKNQHVVRCSRCNEATPIRNAPPGKKYVRCPCNCLLICNVTSQRIGCPRPNCKRIINLAPNTASIPQCQLPGLCRVCCVHCQENFLFNTLSNALARCPHCRKVSSVGPEYARGRGILSLILAAVFLAITLGVLLGTYQYAASKKGIYVAYIGGFIAFLLFLARGLYYFTMRVSDVEGPA, from the exons ATGGCACGTCAAGAGGCTGATGCCGAAAGGGCCCCCCTCTTAAGAAACAGTCAAAATGAGTTTTTGCAGCAGGGCTATGGAGACATTCAAGTGGCAC CTGGGCAGCAGCAAGGGGTGGAAGAGCCTCCTCCACTCTACTCCCCACCATACAATGGGATCCAGGGAAATGTAGTCCCGTGCCGAGTGTGTGGTGAAGTGATAGACATTACGAATCAGAAGAACCAACATGTAGTACGTTGCAGCAGATGTAATGAAGCCACG CCCATTCGAAACGCACCTCCCGGCAAAAAGTATGTCCGTTGTCCTTGCAATTGTCTTCTCATTTGCAACGTGACTTCTCAGAGGATTGGCTGCCCACGGCCTAACTG CAAGAGGATAATCAACCTTGCACCAAATACTGCAAGCATTCCCCAATGCCAGCTGCCTGGGCTTTGCAGGGTCTGCTGTGTCCATTGTCAGGAAAATTTCTTG TTCAACACGCTTAGCAATGCCCTAGCCCGCTGTCCACACTGTAGGAAGGT GTCATCAGTAGGACCAGAGTATGCTAGAGGTCGCGGTATTCTGTCGCTAATTCTGGCAGCAGTCTTCCTCGCAATCACCCTTGGAGTATTG CTGGGAACATATCAGTATGCTGCATCAAAGAAAGGCATATATGTTGCATACATTG GTGGCTTTATTGCATTCCTGCTGTTTCTGGCGAGAGGACTCTACTACTTCACAATGCGTGTCAGCGACGTCGAAGGACCTGCATGA
- the LOC135378210 gene encoding acyl-coenzyme A diphosphatase FITM2-like, producing MAGIHRRGRASSAMKWDSTQTKQSMVGKKPLAEPESVPHALAMVGLYVCRSVVLIEPEVKVPVYLGILLFGSVVCDFLPLPRTYFSRKENIFNAYFVKLGWGWTLVVVGLFVYLSARVYCCGDRNLVKRHMFRLAIGTAVWFISINSFLLLEFYTGRCTSDKYGSRSACIKSGYRWLGFDISGHSFLLIYCNLLIMEEAKSLRGWEKIGEMIRNEKFDEDSPLKEIPEEKLVVLREEYSKLTPYIRYLFVGMTFLSILWDVMLVCTVIYFHTMVQKVSGGIIAVLLWFVTYRLLYTLPWSPGLPGKGLVKYNDVGARKWGTQRSNHSQAWRVNRS from the coding sequence ATGGCGGGCATTCATAGACGAGGAAGGGCGTCGAGCGCAATGAAATGGGACTCGACTCAAACAAAACAGTCAATGGTGGGAAAGAAGCCGCTCGCTGAACCTGAGTCCGTGCCTCACGCGCTCGCTATGGTCGGACTCTACGTGTGTCGCAGTGTCGTGCTCATCGAACCCGAAGTGAAGGTGCCAGTGTACCTGGGTATTCTCCTCTTCGGTTCCGTAGTGTGTGATTTCCTTCCACTCCCGAGGACTTATTTCTCCCGTAAAGAGAACATTTTCAACGCTTATTTCGTCAAGCTTGGATGGGGCTGGACACTGGTTGTCGTCGGTTTGTTCGTTTACTTGTCCGCTCGTGTTTACTGCTGTGGTGATCGGAACCTCGTGAAACGGCATATGTTTCGTTTGGCAATAGGAACAGCTGTTTGGTTTATTTCTATAAATTCTTTTCTATTACTTGAGTTCTATACTGGACGCTGCACTTCAGATAAGTATGGTTCAAGGTCGGCATGCATTAAGTCCGGTTATAGATGGCTCGGTTTCGACATTTCTGGACACTCTTTCCTTCTAATTTATTGCAACCTCCTCATCATGGAAGAAGCTAAAAGTTTACGTGGTTGGGAAAAAATCGGGGAAATGATTCGCAATGAGAAGTTCGACGAGGACAGTCCGCTCAAAGAAATACCAGAGGAGAAACTCGTTGTTCTTCGTGAAGAGTATTCTAAACTGACTCCATATATTCGGTATCTCTTTGTCGGGATGACATTCTTGTCGATCCTTTGGGACGTCATGCTTGTATGCACTGTGATTTATTTCCATACAATGGTCCAGAAAGTATCTGGAGGCATCATTGCTGTGTTACTGTGGTTTGTTACATACAGGCTGTTGTACACATTACCATGGTCTCCTGGATTGCCAGGAAAAGGGTTGGTGAAGTATAATGATGTGGGAGCGAGAAAGTGGGGCACGCAGCGTTCTAATCATTCGCAGGCATGGAGAGTGAACAGGAGTTGA
- the LOC135378213 gene encoding uncharacterized protein LOC135378213 isoform X2, giving the protein MATWERELPRCAGSSSACSIVHHRYWQSPHEIRLCRCPHRDACPTGFGDDPATTVNITRRTQLKMCPSWSPESCSDGALALVMRTQRKIQGPSNRRKQLHVDVRCRCSHTSGTYYSRTHGNNTANITHYEQHQHFKCMPLSDCSAGDFCGHVARDYYATYKRCHCPAGHLCTVPYFNRTIVAAVREVMYEAPAYRALCLPRT; this is encoded by the exons ATG GCGACGTGGGAACGCGAGTTACCGCGTTGCGCGGGCAGCAGTTCTGCCTGTAGCATCGTCCACCACCGGTACTGGCAGTCGCCGCATGAAATTCGCCTCTGCCGCTGTCCACACAGAGACGCTTGTCCAACAGGTTTCGGTGATGATCCAGCTACAACTGTCAACATAACCAGGCGAACTCAGCTAAAG ATGTGTCCTTCGTGGAGTCCCGAATCTTGCTCAGACGGAGCTTTGGCCTTAGTCATGAGGACACAGAGGAAAATACAAGGGCCCAGCAATCGCCGGAAACAGCTCCATGTTGATGTCCGCTGCCGCTGCTCGCACACCAGCGGCACATACTACAGCAGGACACACGGCAATAATACGGCCAATATCACTCACTACGAGCAGCATCAACACTTTAAATGCATGCCA cTTTCAGACTGCAGTGCAGGAGACTTCTGTGGTCATGTGGCACGGGACTACTACGCCACATACAAGAGATGCCACTGTCCTGCAGGCCACCTTTGCACAGTCCCGTACTTCAACAGAACAATAGTAGCTGCTGTACGGGAAGTTATGTACGAAGCGCCAGCCTACCGTGCACTTTGCTTACCCCGAACATGA
- the LOC135378209 gene encoding ATP-binding cassette sub-family B member 10, mitochondrial-like → MNLVASLRPCLRFLNVNPAGMRVMVFPLPRRLDSARSLSTLTLYQRASYLHPLFVIQPRRCTSSLTRSKPLSKGVLRLLQQAKPERFKLSLAVLFLCVSSSVMIAFPFCVGKVIDVIYTSATEDELRRNLRWICQLLGGIVVVAGFANFGRVYLMNTSAQRIINAIRCQVHASIMRQEVAFFDTTRTGDLLTRLSSDTSLVGMSLTQNISDGLRSALAVVGGISMMVYTSPQLSLVALSIVPPIAIISVVFARRLKQVATKVQTSLAQSSATAEEQFSNIRTIRSFAKEDHEMQLYSEKLLHLLKVIKDETLLRAIFFGSTGATGNLVVLTVLYYGGVLMTQGHITVGTLSSFLLYAAYVGVSIGGLGGFVTETAKAVGASQRVWEIIDRQPKLPMAGGKTLSGIVGHVEFCELSFSYPSRQDYAIFDRLNLTIPAGSVTAVVGPSGQGKSTLAALLLRLYDPTHGKVTIDGIDIRELDPKFLRTHISIVSQEPILFSTTIYENILYGAVDPARMSPNDVIAAAKEANALDFIEGFPEGMNTLVGERGILLSGGQKQRIAIARAILRNPKVLILDEATSSLDSVSERAIQGALQTLMQGRTVLTIAHRLSTIKQAKQIAVLKGGKIVELGTYSSLLTVPNGLFKTLVEHQTA, encoded by the coding sequence ATGAATTTGGTGGCATCTCTTCGACCGTGCCTACGATTCTTAAATGTGAATCCTGCTGGTATGCGTGTAATGGTTTTTCCGTTGCCCAGGCGTTTGGACAGCGCGAGAAGTCTGTCTACACTTACCTTGTATCAGAGAGCCTCGTACCTACACCCCCTGTTTGTTATACAGCCACGGAGATGCACGTCTTCATTAACAAGAAGCAAGCCACTGTCCAAAGGTGTACTCAGGCTTTTACAGCAAGCAAAACCGGAACGTTTCAAGCTGTCTTTAGCAGTTTTGTTTCTGTGTGTCTCAAGTTCAGTGATGATAGCTTTTCCATTTTGTGTCGGCAAGGTCATCGACGTTATCTATACCTCTGCGACAGAAGACGAGCTGCGTCGGAACCTGCGTTGGATATGCCAGCTTTTAGGAGGCATCGTTGTCGTTGCAGGCTTTGCCAATTTTGGTAGGGTTTACTTGATGAACACCTCTGCTCAGAGGATCATAAACGCCATCAGATGTCAGGTACATGCTTCCATCATGCGCCAAGAAGTGGCGTTCTTCGACACGACACGTACGGGTGACCTCCTGACACGCCTTTCATCAGATACATCTCTTGTTGGAATGTCTCTAACACAAAACATTTCAGATGGCTTGCGTTCTGCACTAGCTGTAGTCGGTGGTATTTCAATGATGGTGTACACATCTCCACAGCTTTCGTTGGTTGCACTGAGCATTGTGCCACCTATAGCTATCATATCGGTTGTCTTTGCCAGGCGATTAAAACAAGTAGCAACCAAAGTTCAGACTAGTCTTGCACAGTCAAGTGCAACTGCAGAAGAGCAATTTTCTAATATTAGGACTATACGATCGTTTGCAAAAGAAGACCACGAAATGCAACTGTACTCTGAGAAGCTGTTGCACCTACTTAAAGTCATCAAAGATGAGACATTACTGCGTGCAATTTTCTTTGGAAGTACAGGGGCAACTGGGAACCTGGTCGTTTTGACTGTACTTTATTACGGAGGAGTCTTGATGACACAAGGTCACATCACAGTCGGAACCCTGTCGTCATTTCTTCTGTATGCAGCGTATGTTGGCGTCTCCATTGGCGGCCTTGGAGGCTTTGTGACAGAGACCGCAAAAGCGGTCGGCGCATCTCAGCGAGTTTGGGAAATAATAGATCGCCAACCAAAGCTGCCCATGGCTGGTGGGAAAACTTTATCAGGGATAGTCGGCCATGTGGAGTTCTGCGAGTTGTCGTTTTCCTATCCATCTCGGCAAGACTACGCAATTTTTGACAGACTCAATTTAACAATTCCGGCTGGCTCAGTCACTGCAGTCGTAGGTCCGAGCGGTCAAGGAAAGTCGACACTTGCTGCGCTTCTTCTTCGGCTATATGATCCAACACACGGGAAAGTAACAATAGATGGCATTGACATAAGAGAGCTTGATCCAAAGTTTTTGCGAACCCACATCAGCATTGTAAGCCAAGAACCAATACTCTTCTCAACTACCATCTATGAGAACATCCTGTATGGTGCTGTAGATCCTGCAAGGATGTCACCTAACGATGTCATAGCCGCAGCAAAGGAAGCCAATGCACTGGACTTTATCGAGGGCTTTCCCGAGGGAATGAATACACTTGTCGGTGAACGAGGAATACTGTTGTCAGGTGGACAGAAGCAGAGAATCGCAATAGCACGAGCAATACTACGAAATCCGAAAGTCCTCATTCTTGATGAAGCTACAAGCTCATTGGATTCTGTCAGTGAGAGAGCAATACAAGGAGCACTGCAGACATTGATGCAAGGAAGGACAGTATTGACCATCGCTCATAGACTGTCTACAATTAAACAAGCCAAACAAATAGCAGTTCTGAAAGGAGGCAAGATTGTTGAGTTAGGCACATATAGTAGTTTGCTAACTGTACCGAATGGGTTATTTAAGACACTAGTTGAACATCAGACTGCATAG
- the LOC135378214 gene encoding chromobox protein homolog 1-like produces the protein MGDSTASVEEEVFEVDAILDARQQRRGKSRILQKEYLVRWKGYGPEGDTWEPEENLAGCELLLAEFEASQQRTALRTKEGKGGNNNSATELMTDPPSPRQYRSVLEESASKTLEAAEIITRRRLPVRSETEFQNADNVRSTPAKAKLQKTTPNKHQLFLWVFLSLIIAAVTFLAWYYDGWVQVLVDSLKELEEGEQERISAPTPPRSDFKSHS, from the exons ATGGGTGACTCTACAGCTTCGGTTGAAGAGGAAGTTTTCGAG GTGGATGCTATTCTGGATGCTAGACAACAACGCCGCGGAAAGAGTCGCATATTGCAGAAGGAATATTTGGTTCGGTGGAAAGGGTATGGACCTGAGGGAGATACTTGGGAGCCGGAGGAGAACTTGGCGGGCTGCGAATTGCTCCTCGCTGAGTTCGAAGCCAGTCAACAGCGGACTGCGCTGAGGACTAAG GAAGGAAAAGGTGGTAACAACAACAGTGCCACAGAGTTAATGACAGATCCTCCGTCTCCAAGGCAGTATCGCAGTGTACTTGAGGAATCAGCAAGTAAG ACATTAGAAGCTGCAGAAATCATTACGAGGCGACGTCTACCAGTCAGGAGCGAGACTGAG TTTCAGAATGCTGACAATGTGAGAAGCACTCCTGCAAAAGCTAAACTGCAGAAGACAACTCCAAACAAACACCAACTGTTTCTCTGGGTATTTTTGAGTTTGATCATCGCTGCTGTTACCTTTCTGGCTTGGTACTATGATGGGTGGGTGCAAGTATTGGTTGACTCCTTAAAAGAATTGGAAGAAGGAGAACAAGAAAGAATCAGTGCCCCCACACCTCCACGTTCAGACTTCAAATCACATTCTTGA
- the LOC135378213 gene encoding uncharacterized protein LOC135378213 isoform X1, translating to MFAMRVNKRDSGCVLTFVLFTALRGVARGYVTYGNGATWERELPRCAGSSSACSIVHHRYWQSPHEIRLCRCPHRDACPTGFGDDPATTVNITRRTQLKMCPSWSPESCSDGALALVMRTQRKIQGPSNRRKQLHVDVRCRCSHTSGTYYSRTHGNNTANITHYEQHQHFKCMPLSDCSAGDFCGHVARDYYATYKRCHCPAGHLCTVPYFNRTIVAAVREVMYEAPAYRALCLPRT from the exons ATGTTTGCTATGAGGGTCAACAAGCGCGACAGTGGATGTGTCTTGACTTTCGTGCTTTTTACAGCGCTGCGCGGTGTTGCAAGAGGATATGTCACGTATGGTAACGGG GCGACGTGGGAACGCGAGTTACCGCGTTGCGCGGGCAGCAGTTCTGCCTGTAGCATCGTCCACCACCGGTACTGGCAGTCGCCGCATGAAATTCGCCTCTGCCGCTGTCCACACAGAGACGCTTGTCCAACAGGTTTCGGTGATGATCCAGCTACAACTGTCAACATAACCAGGCGAACTCAGCTAAAG ATGTGTCCTTCGTGGAGTCCCGAATCTTGCTCAGACGGAGCTTTGGCCTTAGTCATGAGGACACAGAGGAAAATACAAGGGCCCAGCAATCGCCGGAAACAGCTCCATGTTGATGTCCGCTGCCGCTGCTCGCACACCAGCGGCACATACTACAGCAGGACACACGGCAATAATACGGCCAATATCACTCACTACGAGCAGCATCAACACTTTAAATGCATGCCA cTTTCAGACTGCAGTGCAGGAGACTTCTGTGGTCATGTGGCACGGGACTACTACGCCACATACAAGAGATGCCACTGTCCTGCAGGCCACCTTTGCACAGTCCCGTACTTCAACAGAACAATAGTAGCTGCTGTACGGGAAGTTATGTACGAAGCGCCAGCCTACCGTGCACTTTGCTTACCCCGAACATGA